The Osmia lignaria lignaria isolate PbOS001 chromosome 3, iyOsmLign1, whole genome shotgun sequence genome includes the window CACGGGAATTTTTATTTCCCTCATTAACCCTTCAACAACGGAGTCCGAGTGAATCGAAactcaaatttaaaaaacatgTACGATGATTagaattagggctctctccatggtccgccgtcagaCGGTTGTTAATAAATTGGCCTTCAGtgaaataatttgtaaatatataacCCTGATGATATAAAGATCTAAAATAAGATTGAATACTTAATACTTAATGACCAATCGATGACATGTAACATCTAAATTAATTACTAGGATTTACAGACTCTAGTAGAGATAACGTCACATTATAAAAACACATTAtgttaaaatatgaaaagaCTACGAGACGTCAATGACTGTGAATGTGTTAACAAACGATGAATGgacttctctacaaataagtcaAACTGGTACGTCGGGTTTGCGTAACAGACTACCATACAGGAAACGAGCTGAAGATCCTCTAAATAGTTACAACATCGTTCGAAATGAATTAAATATCATCAGTGAACTCGTATATTACCCGTGTTGTTCGAATTCTAAAATCGAATTATCATTTGCGGCAAACGTATTAACGGAGCACTTCGTTTGACACAACGAGGTTCGGAATGATTTCATCTTGTTTTTCACGGTTGCCACGAAGGATTCCATGGTGGTTGCGGTGGAGGTTAACCACGACCTTGGTAGACACGTAGTGCAGAATTTCGTGCACGCGATACGCGTTGCAGAGCAGAGAAACCAGCTGCTCATCGGAGCGTGTGCGGTTGATGGTAATGAACTTTCGCGAGGCAAGGCCGTCGGGGATGATTTCATAACCCGCGCGCAATGCCTTTGCACTCGCTCGACTCAATCTCTCCTCTTCCCTCCGACTGGTATCTGAATTATTTCTCCTTTTCTCTCAAGTAGCTGTCGCGTGGAGTACATTCGGTACGGAGAAGGAGGATCGGTAATTGAAAAGCAACCGAGGTAAAGAGCGAGCAAGAGTCGGATAATCGGAGAACATTGACTTACATAATGACTCGTTGCCAGTCTTCGAGATGAATAAGATCTGACCTCGATTACCGCTCGTGCGAATACATGAATTTTTACCCGTTCCTCGAGGCGAGATCGCGATTATTGTTGAACACGATAAGCCTGCAAAGGCCGGTCGTTTGTCCTTGGTTAATTACGAGAACGACGGAGTTCCGTGATTAAACCACCTGTTCGCTACGAAATCACCGGAACTTTCCTCCCTCGATAAAAGCGCGCAACTGAAACGTACGGGACACATTGTTCTTAGAGATTCTTTGTCGCATCGATAACAATCCCGTTAATTGATCGTTCATCGATTGTCTTTGGATCCACGAGGAGATAATGAACTATTCCCCTTCAACGATTCGTAGACGGGTAAAACAGTGATTCCTCGCACCTGTAGCGTTCTGCTGGAAATCTAGTTGTCGTAAATTTCTCGGGACTCCTTATCCCCTCGTTGAACGAATACAAAGCGAAGGTAATCCGCGATTGTAATCACGCGTGATACGCTGACACCTGGATGAAGCGTCGTTGGTCAGGGGACGGTTAGCGAAGCTAGCCGAACAGCGGCAATAATTTAGCACAGGCACCGTGGAAGACAAGAATCGTCTCGGTGGAGCAATGTACACACGTACGTGATGGGCCCCGTGTAACGTGGAGGCACGCGGCTGGGAGCCGTTCGTGGGACTCGCGAGAGAGACGCGATGGCCCTTCCATTCACGGACCTCGGTGTGCCTTCCCAGTACAATTCAATTCGCTGGAAACCGCCTGCACGCTCCGCGCCGTGGAATGCTGATTCTCGAATATGCCTTGGCTCGCCTGCGACACGCACGCATGGAAACGAATGTCCGTGCTGGACGGGAGCACCTTGCGGAAACGCACGCGCCGCGCATTTCAACCTCGCGCCTTCGAGTCGCGGATCGACTTCCGATCGAGCTGACTACTCGGTTCCCACCGTTTTCCCACCTCTACCACGAACGCGTGCTTCTCAACACTTCCTATTCTTAGCCGGCTCGGTTCTCGTCATCGATTTCCCTCGTCAATGCATTTATAATTAACCCCTGATTATTTTACTAAATTCCCAAGTGTATTAAATTCAAATCAGAGATCTTCTATCTCGTTCCTTTTCAAAATAAGTAAGGATGCTCGAAAGTTTTCgagagtaaagaaaaaaaacgcGACTCGAGGAAGTCGACTTAGCATAAAACCCAGAAAAACGTTCGTAACCCATCTTCGCATGTAATAAATCTGCCAGCTCGGTACATTCAATGAAAGGGTTATAGTGGACATTCGCAAACCTTTGCCTCGCATTGCACGTATCCGCGTACGGCTACGTTTTGTGCATTTCAAGGAGTTCCTGGACGGTTTttcaaaggagaaaaaaaaaaaaaaaagagtaccgCCGGTAAGACTTTCGAAAAGAGGACACAATGTATCGTTTGGGAATTCGTACAGCCCTTCGTGGATTCCATAAATTCACGGTTACCGGGATTGTCGTTCGTATTCTTCTGGCATCCTCGAGAGGCGCTCCGTACGCGATAACGAAAACGCGTGTCGAGGAGAAAGAGCAGAGAAGAGCCTATCGGGGTAAGAACGAAGGGTGGCGCGTCGTTTTTCACGAACAATCGAACGCTCGAGTCAGACGCGGCGCGCATGGCGGCACTTGAATTGCCGAAAGAAATTGCGAAAACACCGGGCGTAAGATGAGACTCCGAGGGATCCGTACGGATTGCAATGCGCGAAAGAGTTCACGGATACGCGTTACTGCCTCGGATGTGTCAACGAAACGGCCGAAAGAAAAGCGACGAGAGAAACAGAAAGGGAGAGCGAGCGCACAGAGTTCTGTGTATTCCATGTGCACTCGCCATACAATTCGTTCGGCTAGGGGCCTAGGGTGTTAACGAGAATTCGCCCACGCACGTTCGCGCCATATGACGCTTTGACTCACTTCGTTGTTAAGCCTCGGTTCACCCTCCGGACAAACGCATCCCGCCGGTAATTACTATGATAAACTGCACGCACCGGAGACACGACTCGTCTCCCTGCGAATTTCATGGGAAATGGAGTCTACCAAGATTATTTGCCGTCGCATTCTGCGGCGTTCCACGGTCTGACTCCTAATCCTAGATTACCTAATAACGTACATCTAATTTCAACCTggcaaattgaaaaatgataaattttccaaataaaaatgagaaaagcACGAGACGAAGTTAACGGAATGGTTATCGTTTCTGTTACAGCGCCCGTATACGACGAGTATACCACACAAGTAGCAGAATACGATGGAGGTACGTACAGTGTAGTGACTTTTATTACCCCTAATCAATGTACGAGCACGGGACACCGACGTGACGTTAATTGTATCGCAGCCAAACAGACGATGGCACGTGCCGTTTCAACGATTCTTACACGACGTCGCTTTCAATCGATCCTTTCGATGAATATTAAGAGTGTCCGACATTATTCGATCCTCGTGTCGCGTGTACACCGTTTTGCGAACGCTTCTCCTCCTTAGATTGCACCGCGTCGCACCGAATCGTAAATCGAAAGTAAATCTTAAATTTACCAGTCCTTAGGTTAGATAAGTGATACATCTTAATTATGAATATCTAATTATTTGATACCTTGTGCAACAGCCACAGCCGGATGCTATTACAATTACCAGCACTACAACGAGGGTGACCGAATAATCACGAACGAGCCATGTCTGAACTGCACCTGTCACAACCGGATGCTGATGTGCTATCTGAGAGTCTGCCCGTTCACGAAGGCGATCGGCCAGGACTGTACCGTTGAGAAACGTCCGGATCAATGCTGTCCCGTGATTACCTGTCCGGAAGTACCGGTGCAGTTACTCACCTCGACCACTAACGCACCGGCGATGCCCGGTTCCACTGCCCTCGGCTTCCACGATAACTATGGCTGCAACGTTAACGAGAGATTCTTCGCGGACGGTGCCCAATTGCCCGTCGATCCACAGAATCCTTGCGAGTTGTGCTATTGCATCAGGAACAGGACCACTTGCGTGATGCAGGAGTGCACACTCCGCGTGGCTGGATGCAGGCCAGTCTATCAACCCGGCGTATGTTGTCCGGTCAAATACAATTGCGGTGAGTTGATCTGAAACATTATTCAATAATGTTATTTAATGAAAGTATTTGGGTTAATCGATTGAAAATCTTCAACAGAATACGACGAGGAACTTTCAACGACGGTTGAACCGACGCCTGGCCTGATAATGACAACCACGATGGCTCCTGGAGCGACGCCGCAGTGCTATCACGAAGGAAAGATTTACGAGGACGGTGATTTGATTTACTCGACGCAACCTTGTCAACATTGCTACTGTTTCCGCGGTGACATCGCGTGCGCGGTCCAAGACTGCGGAACGCCCATGAAGACCCACGGAAAGAACTGCACCGCTGTGCCGCCGCCCGAAGGGGAATGTTGCCCGACGACCTACGAGTGTGGTAAGAACAACATAATTATGTTATACAggtaatgaaatttcttttacgCGTGTCGCTACATAACCTGAATTATTGCACAGAAGATGACGGACATGGTGGTGTCGTGATGCTACCAAAAGAAGAGGAAGTGTCTACCGAGGAGCACATCCTGGAGACCACAGCATCGACCGTAATGGAAGCCGAGAAGGAGGCCGCGGAACCTGAAACGACCGAAGAATCCTTCCCAGGTTCTGACAACGTTATTCCCGAGGATCACAAAGCAGCAAGCAGCACCCAGGAACCTGCCGAAGCTTCATCCGCTGCCACTGAAGAACCTAAGAAGGAGGAACTTCCAACAGAAGAAAGCGCTACTCCAGAGTCTACAACGGCGCAGCAAGAAGTTTCGAAAGAATACACGACCGAGAGCGTTGTTTCTCCTACGGAACCGGCAGTCAAGCTGACGGAACCATCTCAGGAAGCTGAAACTGAAGCAACCGAGGCACCAGCCGTTGAAGAAAAGGGTGAAGAAGTGACTAAAATAGCGGAAGAAGAAGCTACTCGAGCAGCCACTGAACCGTCGATCGCTCCGGAAGTACCGGAGTCGTCTTCACCGAAATCAGAGGTTCAACCTGAGGAAGCAACTACGATGAAGGAAGAGAAGGAACCTAAACCGATTACCGAAGAAGCGATGCCGGAAGAGGGACAAACCGAGGTCACGCCAGAGAAAGAAGAACAGCCTGAACTGCCAAGTACCGAGAAACCGGAAGAAGAAACGAAGGTAACCGAAGAAGGTGTACCTAGTTTGGAGCACGAACCAAGCGCGACTGAAGCTACCTTGACCAAAGAAGAGCAACCAACTGAAAGAGCTGAGAAATCTACAGAAGCGCCAGAGCTTCCGAGCGAGGAAAAAGAGACGTCGCCAGTTGCTGAAGCTGAAGTAACTACGGCTAAGGGTTTGGTCGAAGAACAAACGACTGAAGCGGCTAAAGAAGCGGAAACGCCTTCGCTCGTTTCAGAACCGGAACAGAAGGTAACGACGGTAGCTTCAGttgaagaagaaacagaaaaggCTGCGACACCTGAGGAAGTATCTTCTGAGAAACCTGCTCAGGAAATTCCAAGCACTGAACAAGCTCCGGttgaagagaaaggaaaagagaaaccaTTAGAAGTTAGCCCAGAAGAGCAACAACCAACGGAAGCTGGTGTTCTTCCCGAAGAACAAGGAACTACCGAGGCTGCGGTTGAACGGAAACCAGAAATGCCGGAACACAAAGCTCCTGAAGAAATGCCTGCATTGGCTCCCAAGAAAGAGGACTCGCTTATTCCTGAAGAAGAACTCATGCCCGCTATGACAGAGAAGCCTCCCGTTGAAGAGGAAGAACTCCCTGAGATTCCGGAGCAAGGACCTCCTGGTATTCCTGTGACCGAGCGTGTGCACGAGAGCAAAGCTGAGGACCAGGAAGCGGTCACTGAAGTTCACGTGACCCAAGGTTACGTCGACATGAAACCACCAGAATTCCATGTGCCAGGAAGTCTTGTTACTGAAGCACCTGAGAAAGCACCAACGACATACCTTCCTCCAGTAGCGGAAACAACAGCAGCTCCAAAGCAACAAGAGACAACGCCTAGCGAAGAAGAAGGAATTGATGTAAGGATACCAGAAGAGCCTTCCGCTACTGAAGCCTCGGTGCCtgaagaacaagaaaaaacagAGGGTGCTCCAGCGATGACCGAAGCTCCTCAGGTTCCAGGTGAACAGAAAGAAACGACGGAAGTTGCTCCTCAAGGTACCGAAATTACTCCTGGTGAAGAGATCTCAACATCGACGCAACAGGCTCCACAGGAACAAACTGAACAAACGGAGAAACCAGGTGTACCGGAAGAAAGTACTGAAGTTTCATCGTCCGAAGTTCCACCGTCGAAGGAAATTGCAGAAGAGTTGCCAACGAAAGGACTCACCATTCAAGAATCTGGAGAAACCTCTTCCGAGGAAGTCAGTGATTTCAGCGAAGAAGTAACTCCTACTAAAGGTAAACCAGCTGAGGAAGAACCCGAGAAACATGCATCTGAAGCACCTGCACCGGAACATCCAACGGAGCAGCCAGCTGTTGAAGAACAGACGGTAGAAACTGAGAAAGCAGTTACCGAAGGCGCTGTCCCCTCGACGGAAATTCCACGTGTTGAAGAAGCATCCACGGAAGTCAGTGAAGTTCCAGAAGAGAAACCTGTAACAGAAAAGGAACCGGTTagcgaagaagagaaagaaattacAGCTGGTCCAGAAGAAAAGCCTGCTACTGAAGCAGCCGAAGAACAGGTGACTGAGAAACCAAGTGTGGAAGAAACTCCAGTCACAGCTAAGGTACCTGAAGCTGAGGAAGCAAGTACAGCACAAGTTCCAGTAGCTGAAGAAGGTGAAGTAAGCGAGAAGCCTGTTGTGGAAGAAGTTCCAAAAGAGGCAACTACACCGGAAGCTGAAACTTCTGCAGCACCTGAGGAACCAACTGAAGGTGAGAGACCAACAGAACGCACAACGGTTGAGGTTTATCCAACAGTGACTGTAGAAGAAGAGCAGAAGACAGAGAAACCAGAATCCACGGAACGACCCGCTGTTGAACAGACTGAAGGTCCAGTGACCAAAGAATCATCCACTGAAGCAGCACCGGAAGAACAAAAGACGGAAGAGCCTACAGGTGTGAAGGAGGAAGCTCCAACCGAAGGACCAATGGCTGAAGTACCATCGACTGAGGAAACAATTACCAAAGCAGAAAAGGAAGAAACTGAAGTTCCGGTTAAGGAACATACACCAACTCCTGGTCCCATTTCTGAACGTAAAGAGGACGAAGGAATAACGGAGAAGCAGCCTGAAGAACGACCAGAGGGAATGGAAGGCGTTCAGAGGCCATCTCTTGAAGAAGAGAAGCCTACTGAAAAGCCAATGGAAGAGGAAGGAACATCTGCAATGCCTGCTTCTGAAGAGCATGTAACTGAAGAGCCTATTGAAGAAGGAAAGCCTGAAGAGAAAGAACCAAGTGAAGGACCTgctgaagaagaaaaggaaactgAAAGTCCTGTTGAAGAGCAGAAACCTGCAGAGGAAGGACAGTCAACTGAGGCACCAGCTGAAGAAGAGAAACCTGTAGAGGAAGGAAAGTCAACCGAGGCACCAGCTGAAGAAGAGAAACCTGTAGAGGAAGGAAAGTCAACCGAGGCACCAGCTGAAGAAGAGAAACCTGTAGAGGAAGGAAAGTCAACCGAGGCACCAGCTGAAGAAGAAAAACCTGTAGAGGAAGGAAAGTCAACCGAGGCACCACCTGAAGAAGAAAAACCTGTAGAGGAAGGAAAGTCAACCGAGGCACCAGCTGAAGAAGAGAAACCTGTAGAGGAAGGAAAGACAACCGAGGCACCAGCTGAAGAAGAGAAACCTGTAGAAGAAGGAAAGTCAACCGAGGCACCAGCTGAAGAAGAGAAACCTGTAGAGGAAGGAAAATCAACCGAGGCACCAGCTGAAGAAGAGAAACCTGTAGAGGAAGGAAAGTCAACCGAGGCACCAGCTGAAGAAGAGAAACCTGCAGAGGAAGGAAAATCAACCGAGGCACCAGCTGAAGAAGAGAAGCCAGTGGAAAAAGAGAAACCAACTGAGGAAGAACctattgagaaagaaaaacctGTAAAAGAGGAGAAACCAACTGAAGCTCCTGCAATAGAAGAAAAGCCCAGTGGAGAAGAGAGGCCAACTGAGGGTCCTACTGAAGAAGAAAAACCAAGTGAGAAACCCATGGAAGAAGGAAAACCTACTGAAGAACCTGCTGAGGAGGAAAAACCTACTGAAGGAGTTGTTGAGGAACAAAAACCAGCTGAAAAGGCTATGGAGGAAGGAAAACCTACTGAAGAAGAAAAACCAATTGAAGCAACTGTTGCAGAGGAAAAGCCTAAGGAAGAAAAACCCACTGAAGAAGAGAAGCCTGTGGAAGAAGTAACTGGAAAACCTGCAGAGGAAGAGAAGCCAACCGAAGAAGGAGTTCctgaagaggaagaacaaactCAGGTACCTGCTGAAGGAGAGAAACCTTCAGCGGAAGAGAAACCAACTGAAAGGCCAAGCGAGGAACAAACACCGACAGAAGGACTTGCTGAAGAACAGAAGCCAACTGAAAAATCTGTGGAAGAAGAGAAACCAAGTGAAGCGACACCTCCTCAGGAAATTGTACCAGTATCTGTAGAAGTTCCAACAGAAGGTCCAGTGACTGAAGAGAAACCATCCGAAGGTCCAGTGGCTGAAGAGAAACCAACCGAAGGTGCTGAGGAGAAACCAACCGAAGGTGCTGAAGAGAAACCATCCGAAGGTGCTGAAGCTGTACCCACAGAAACTCCCAGTGCAGGAGAAGCTACTAGTACACCCGTTCCTAAGGAACAACCTGAATTGCCAACAGAAGTTCCAAAAGAGGTACCCGAAGTTTCAACGATCGGTGCTGAAGAAGGAGTCTCGCCAACGGAAGAAGCTCAAACGGAGGGTGGTGTGCCACAAGAAAAATCGACCGAAGCTCCTGCAATCCCTGAAGAACCCACAACAGTGCCTAAATTAGTTCCAGAACAACCTGCCGAAGAAGAGAAGGTACCCGAAGAAGTTACTGAAAAACCAGAACTCCCAGCTGAAGTATCATCGACACCAACAGTTCCAAGCGAAGAAACCACTGAACAAGAAGTTAAACTGCCCGAAGTAGGTGTCAGCTCTGAAGCACCTGAAGTATCATCCGCTCAGCCTGAAGTCTCCGAAACCACAGCACTTCCTCAAGAAACAAGATTACCGGAAGAAGAACAGAAAGTCTCGCCTCCTGAAGAGGTAGCAACGAAAGTGACCGTACCGACTGAGGAAGCTACGCAAACTCCTCAGGAAAAGGAAACAGAAGCTCCATCTGTAGAGGAGAAGATAGCCGAACCATCGACTGAGAAACCGACCAAGGAGGAAGGTCAACCAGAAACTACGCCACATGCGGAGATACCGAAGGTAACGACCGAACAAGTTGTCGAACAGACAACCACAGCTGAAGTTGAACAGGAAACGACGTCAGAGTATCCGGTTCACGTACCAGCAGCGATTCCAGGAGAAGGCAACTGTCTGGTCGAAGGACAATCTTACAGCAATAATTCTGCTGTGCCTCCTGCTAATGCCTGTCAACTCCGTTGTCAGTGCGTCAGCAGCATCATTCAATGCGACCTTGTTAAGTGTCCACCGCCACCTTCTCATCTGTCCAACTGCATGCCCGTGTACGCGGGCAAAGACGCCTGCTGCCCTATGTACAGCTGCGACTCGACGCCTACGGCGGGTCTGGAATCTGGCAATCATATGATCGAACCAGAAGAAAAGGAGCAGAAGACTGTGTCACCTTCGGTCAGCGAACCTACAACGGAACCTGCCGAAGGCGTTAAGGAACCATCGACGAGCCCAGCACCTGAAGCGCCCACACCCAGCGAAGAAACTGTTGCGCCTAGTTTGACCGAGGAGCCGCAAACGACGCCTAAATCCGCCGAGCCTGAACACGTACAAACCACTCCCGTCGGAGAAACTGCCAAAGAAGCTGAAGAGCACACCACGCTTAGTCCAGTGTCTCCGGGGCAGGTAGAGTCTTCTAGTCAAATTCCTGCAGAGGAGACGAAAGAACCTTCGGAAGTGCCAAGTACACCGGAGAAGGCTGAAGAAGAGCAGGTAACGAAGATTCCATCTACCGAACGACCAGTCGAAGCTCCTGAAGAACAGCCATCGAGTCCAGCTGCTGGTGAAGAACAGACGATCGTAACAACGGAAGCCGGTGAGAAAGAACAAACTACCTCTGAAATTGAAAAGGAACTTGAAGCTTCTACCATGAAACCAACGAGCGAACAGCCGTCCGAAGGACAGAAACCTGAAGAAGAGCAGCAACAAGCAACAGTTTCCCCTGTGGTTCCGGAAGAAGGTGTTACCAAGGCAGCCGAAGTTCCAAGTTCATCCATGGCACCAGAACTTACTTCAGAAGGCCAACCACCGTCGGTTACCGAAGGTCAGAAACCATTGGAAGAAGGAAGTACCGTAGAATCAGTTACTCAGcctgaagaagagaaagaaaaggaaccaaCGCCGATTGAAGAAGAACCACCTGTTCAACCTGAACAGCCGACAACAGAGGGTGGACTATCGACTGCTGGTCAACCAAGTGAAGCGGAAACTGAAAGACCATCCTCTCCTGCTGAAGTAGAAACATCTACTCCAGAGCAAAAGGTCACAGAAGGTGAAGAACAGGAAGTCACCCCTGTAGAACAAGAAACTGTTAAACCTTCGTCTGCAGAAGGTGAAATTCCCACTGAACCAACGGTAAAAGAAGCCTCTACGTTAGCTCCAGTGTCTCTTTCTGAAGAAGTAACTGTTCCGGAAGTAACTAAGGAAGAACCAACTGGTACCGAAGGAGCCACAGAAGAAACTGTGACAGAAACCAGCAAAGAAGCGGAAACAACCAAGAAACCACTTCCTGAGGAAGAACAAGGCGTGATAACTGAAACTGAGCAACCCCCGGTACCTACGGTCGAAGCTGAAGAACAAACCAAAGAAACTCCTGCACCCGAGGGCATGGTTAAGGCGACCACGGAAGCTGCTGAAGACCACACCGAGCTTCCTGAAGAACCTGAAAAATTACCCGAGATACCAAGTTCTAGCGAAGCTGCTGAGGCTGGTACTGAACAACCATCGGTGTCCATCGAACCTGAAGTAACACCAGAAAAGGAAGGAGTTACAGAAGAGCAGCAAGTTACTGAAAAGGTACATGAAGAAGGTGCACAACCCGCTGTGTCTGAAGAGAAGCAACCAGAAGTTACTCCATCTGCGGAGGAACAAACTCCCGAAGCAGTTTCACCTGCTGAAGAAGCAACACCGTCTGTAGTTTCTGAAGGAGTTACTGAAGGAGTACCTGAAATAACCACTCCGAAAGCAGTGTCTGAATCTACATTACCTGAAGAACAAACTGAACCTGCAGTGGAGAAGCAAACGGTACCTGTTGAAACGACCGAAGAAGCAGTCACGGAAGGAGTTAAGGAAGTAGAACCTACAGAACCAGAACAGCCTGTACGACCGGAAGAGCAACCGACGACTGAAAAAGTACCAAGTGCTCCAGTCGAAGGTGAAGTACCTGCAACTACAACATCACCTAAACTCCAAGTTCCGGAACATGCGacggagaaagaggaagaggtcACAGAAGCCCTCGATGTCAGGACAGGAACGGAACCGTCAACTGAACAGGAAACTGCTGCGCCAGTAGTTGTTGAAACTCCCGAAGAACCGAAACCTGAAGAGGGAACTCAAAAACCAAGCGTAGAAGAGGGTACGTCTGTAGAACCGACCAAGATGCCATTATCTGAAGCCGAAGAACATCTTAGTTCAACCGCTTCACCAACGGTACTCGGCTCCACGCCAGTTCCTGACTTCGTTTTCCCCGAAGATGGAATCGAGGAACATAAACCCGTAACAGAAGGTGTACCTGAAGAGAAAGCAACAACGGTGCCAAGCGAGATGAGTCCAATTCCCGAGGAACAACCATCTGTTACCGAGAAGGAACCAGAAGAACCTGTACCAGAAGTAACGCAACAGACAGAAGCACCTTCAATGGAAGAGGAAACAGGAAAACCAccagcagaagaagaaaagggagaACCTGAAGCTCAAACAACCCCGGCAGTGGAGACTGAAAAGACGACTGAACCTGCTGTTAAGATACCTGTCGAAGCTGCTTCAACTGAAACGCCAGAGAAAGCAGTTCCTAGTGAAGCACCAGAGCAAGAACTTCCTGGAGTGTCCGAGAAGGTGCCGGAAGAAGGTACCGAGGTACCCGTGAAAGCCACCGAAGTTCCTGAAGAGATCGCTCCTAGCACAGAGGCTCCAGAGAAAGAACTTCC containing:
- the LOC117605394 gene encoding uncharacterized protein LOC117605394 isoform X2 yields the protein MSALSTGLCRPGIIFCLAVLLTSQSNSAPVYDEYTTQVAEYDGATAGCYYNYQHYNEGDRIITNEPCLNCTCHNRMLMCYLRVCPFTKAIGQDCTVEKRPDQCCPVITCPEVPVQLLTSTTNAPAMPGSTALGFHDNYGCNVNERFFADGAQLPVDPQNPCELCYCIRNRTTCVMQECTLRVAGCRPVYQPGVCCPVKYNCEYDEELSTTVEPTPGLIMTTTMAPGATPQCYHEGKIYEDGDLIYSTQPCQHCYCFRGDIACAVQDCGTPMKTHGKNCTAVPPPEGECCPTTYECDDGHGGVVMLPKEEEVSTEEHILETTASTVMEAEKEAAEPETTEESFPGSDNVIPEDHKAASSTQEPAEASSAATEEPKKEELPTEESATPESTTAQQEVSKEYTTESVVSPTEPAVKLTEPSQEAETEATEAPAVEEKGEEVTKIAEEEATRAATEPSIAPEVPESSSPKSEVQPEEATTMKEEKEPKPITEEAMPEEGQTEVTPEKEEQPELPSTEKPEEETKVTEEGVPSLEHEPSATEATLTKEEQPTERAEKSTEAPELPSEEKETSPVAEAEVTTAKGLVEEQTTEAAKEAETPSLVSEPEQKVTTVASVEEETEKAATPEEVSSEKPAQEIPSTEQAPVEEKGKEKPLEVSPEEQQPTEAGVLPEEQGTTEAAVERKPEMPEHKAPEEMPALAPKKEDSLIPEEELMPAMTEKPPVEEEELPEIPEQGPPGIPVTERVHESKAEDQEAVTEVHVTQGYVDMKPPEFHVPGSLVTEAPEKAPTTYLPPVAETTAAPKQQETTPSEEEGIDVRIPEEPSATEASVPEEQEKTEGAPAMTEAPQVPGEQKETTEVAPQGTEITPGEEISTSTQQAPQEQTEQTEKPGVPEESTEVSSSEVPPSKEIAEELPTKGLTIQESGETSSEEVSDFSEEVTPTKGKPAEEEPEKHASEAPAPEHPTEQPAVEEQTVETEKAVTEGAVPSTEIPRVEEASTEVSEVPEEKPVTEKEPVSEEEKEITAGPEEKPATEAAEEQVTEKPSVEETPVTAKVPEAEEASTAQVPVAEEGEVSEKPVVEEVPKEATTPEAETSAAPEEPTEGERPTERTTVEVYPTVTVEEEQKTEKPESTERPAVEQTEGPVTKESSTEAAPEEQKTEEPTGVKEEAPTEGPMAEVPSTEETITKAEKEETEVPVKEHTPTPGPISERKEDEGITEKQPEERPEGMEGVQRPSLEEEKPTEKPMEEEGTSAMPASEEHVTEEPIEEGKPEEKEPSEGPAEEEKETESPVEEQKPAEEGQSTEAPAEEEKPVEEGKSTEAPAEEEKPVEEGKSTEAPAEEEKPVEEGKSTEAPAEEEKPVEEGKSTEAPPEEEKPVEEGKSTEAPAEEEKPVEEGKTTEAPAEEEKPVEEGKSTEAPAEEEKPVEEGKSTEAPAEEEKPVEEGKSTEAPAEEEKPAEEGKSTEAPAEEEKPVEKEKPTEEEPIEKEKPVKEEKPTEAPAIEEKPSGEERPTEGPTEEEKPSEKPMEEGKPTEEPAEEEKPTEGVVEEQKPAEKAMEEGKPTEEEKPIEATVAEEKPKEEKPTEEEKPVEEVTGKPAEEEKPTEEGVPEEEEQTQVPAEGEKPSAEEKPTERPSEEQTPTEGLAEEQKPTEKSVEEEKPSEATPPQEIVPVSVEVPTEGPVTEEKPSEGPVAEEKPTEGAEEKPTEGAEEKPSEGAEAVPTETPSAGEATSTPVPKEQPELPTEVPKEVPEVSTIGAEEGVSPTEEAQTEGGVPQEKSTEAPAIPEEPTTVPKLVPEQPAEEEKVPEEVTEKPELPAEVSSTPTVPSEETTEQEVKLPEVGVSSEAPEVSSAQPEVSETTALPQETRLPEEEQKVSPPEEVATKVTVPTEEATQTPQEKETEAPSVEEKIAEPSTEKPTKEEGQPETTPHAEIPKVTTEQVVEQTTTAEVEQETTSEYPVHVPAAIPGEGNCLVEGQSYSNNSAVPPANACQLRCQCVSSIIQCDLVKCPPPPSHLSNCMPVYAGKDACCPMYSCDSTPTAGLESGNHMIEPEEKEQKTVSPSVSEPTTEPAEGVKEPSTSPAPEAPTPSEETVAPSLTEEPQTTPKSAEPEHVQTTPVGETAKEAEEHTTLSPVSPGQVESSSQIPAEETKEPSEVPSTPEKAEEEQVTKIPSTERPVEAPEEQPSSPAAGEEQTIVTTEAGEKEQTTSEIEKELEASTMKPTSEQPSEGQKPEEEQQQATVSPVVPEEGVTKAAEVPSSSMAPELTSEGQPPSVTEGQKPLEEGSTVESVTQPEEEKEKEPTPIEEEPPVQPEQPTTEGGLSTAGQPSEAETERPSSPAEVETSTPEQKVTEGEEQEVTPVEQETVKPSSAEGEIPTEPTVKEASTLAPVSLSEEVTVPEVTKEEPTGTEGATEETVTETSKEAETTKKPLPEEEQGVITETEQPPVPTVEAEEQTKETPAPEGMVKATTEAAEDHTELPEEPEKLPEIPSSSEAAEAGTEQPSVSIEPEVTPEKEGVTEEQQVTEKVHEEGAQPAVSEEKQPEVTPSAEEQTPEAVSPAEEATPSVVSEGVTEGVPEITTPKAVSESTLPEEQTEPAVEKQTVPVETTEEAVTEGVKEVEPTEPEQPVRPEEQPTTEKVPSAPVEGEVPATTTSPKLQVPEHATEKEEEVTEALDVRTGTEPSTEQETAAPVVVETPEEPKPEEGTQKPSVEEGTSVEPTKMPLSEAEEHLSSTASPTVLGSTPVPDFVFPEDGIEEHKPVTEGVPEEKATTVPSEMSPIPEEQPSVTEKEPEEPVPEVTQQTEAPSMEEETGKPPAEEEKGEPEAQTTPAVETEKTTEPAVKIPVEAASTETPEKAVPSEAPEQELPGVSEKVPEEGTEVPVKATEVPEEIAPSTEAPEKELPEVSEKLPEVTSEAPEQGYSTEAPERITPAEEVPEKEIPTVAPEKAVTTEAPEKEIPTVAPEKAVTTEAPEKEIPSETPEEIVPTEAPEKVLPEEEGTEVPVKTLPEEAQSTEEAEKEKPMEEPEKIPEEEKPTEAEQQTAQPVEEKTPQTTEGVLIKEQTPSATESPQVEEKSTVLPITEEQPVPSPSTPAPELEATSPREEQAVTVESTEAPVVPEEQEVSTKEPEPSQPSEEPQPAVPPEVQPTEAPIESSTEQEVEKQPETERTPEAEQTVQPSTELPEEKSTVEPTIPEEPKEEGISMKPGEGPQPTEPSVEEHVTKAHPLPTEPSLVEPTDEGQEPEVEGHPGHGATSPETVPTTEKEELPEGQLTIGDEEHVQPVNQTEVAETPEHPSESTSTSAPQVPEYPEQPVPGEETPPFPGQEEEYPDEDDQAIYGPGTCRYGGKVYVSAQQIPRDDPCDFCFCFRSDIICLQQSCPPPISGCHEEPISGFCCPRYECPVSMATSMNVTTTTTTTTTTLPPHFHAHAYKGAAKRSGCQIRGQAYRVGEVIRSASGPCLQCTCGGDGNMKCDPRVCSPEPMLRQMIAAATARRRR